One Dysosmobacter welbionis DNA segment encodes these proteins:
- a CDS encoding 3'-5' exonuclease, which translates to MIGHNPGGGRILTPHCPAGPAVRLVQAADSFSEAVFIAKEIGRMTGGVDMLEAQALGHERTVRAFSDIAVLCRTHRQLELVEKCLRHDDIPCLVTGREDFLDDPAVRGALGFLRSLVVPADNAALESALRLLWNCPADLIQKAQTLCQKMGTLDSAALQEAVRGHGILENWLDRTEVWLPLVQTETPRKLVEQWEEQYGTSPALERLRNTAVFHEDFDSLWDALVLGQEADLRRASGKHWASGAVRLMTLHGAKGLEFPAVFLAGLSAGAMPLESPGRPADAEEERRLFFVGLTRAREELILTAAPEFSPFLRELPEPVVRETTGRRRVAEQLRLF; encoded by the coding sequence GTGATCGGTCATAATCCCGGCGGGGGCCGAATACTGACTCCCCACTGCCCCGCCGGTCCTGCCGTGCGACTGGTCCAGGCAGCGGACAGCTTCTCCGAGGCCGTATTCATCGCCAAGGAGATCGGCCGTATGACCGGCGGCGTGGACATGCTGGAGGCCCAGGCCCTGGGCCACGAGCGGACGGTGCGGGCCTTTTCCGATATTGCGGTGCTCTGCCGCACCCACCGGCAGCTGGAGCTGGTGGAGAAATGCCTCCGCCACGACGATATTCCCTGTCTTGTCACCGGGCGGGAGGACTTCCTGGATGACCCGGCGGTTCGGGGGGCGCTGGGCTTCCTCCGTTCCCTGGTGGTGCCAGCAGACAACGCGGCGCTGGAGTCCGCCCTCCGGCTGCTGTGGAACTGCCCGGCAGATCTCATCCAGAAGGCCCAGACGCTCTGCCAAAAGATGGGCACGCTGGACTCGGCGGCCCTGCAGGAGGCGGTCCGGGGCCACGGCATTCTGGAAAACTGGCTGGACCGGACAGAGGTCTGGCTCCCTCTGGTCCAGACGGAAACACCCCGGAAGCTGGTGGAACAGTGGGAGGAACAGTACGGCACCTCTCCGGCCCTGGAACGCCTGCGGAACACGGCGGTATTCCACGAGGACTTCGACAGCCTCTGGGATGCTCTGGTCCTGGGCCAGGAGGCAGACCTCCGGCGGGCATCCGGCAAACACTGGGCCTCCGGCGCAGTGCGCCTGATGACGCTCCACGGTGCCAAGGGTTTGGAATTCCCTGCGGTGTTCCTGGCGGGTCTCTCCGCCGGAGCGATGCCCCTGGAGTCCCCCGGCCGCCCGGCGGATGCGGAAGAGGAGCGGCGGCTCTTCTTTGTGGGCCTCACCCGGGCCCGGGAGGAACTGATCCTCACCGCCGCGCCGGAGTTCTCTCCCTTCCTGCGGGAACTGCCGGAGCCGGTGGTCCGGGAGACCACCGGCCGCCGCCGGGTGGCGGAACAGCTGCGCCTGTTCTGA